In Nostoc piscinale CENA21, the genomic stretch ACTAAATAAGGAATTAGTAATACAGTTGCTAGTAGTGAAATTGGCAAAACTGCCAAAGCCAAAACTATGGCTGAAATCAAGCCAATTAAGCCAAGAGTTTCGCCAACTTTCAAGCTGCGTAACCTCAGCATCAGGGGGATATAGGCAATGGTGATGACTTCTACGAACAGGTATAAACCCATCAACAACCAAGTCACAACGCTTCCGGGGTTCTGTTTCCAGACGATGTTAGCCGAAATCGCACCGCAAATAAAAATCGCAGTCCAGATAAAAGGAATCAGTGGTTCAAAAACTAGCCATTGTGGGCGACTTAAATGGGCGAACCATTTCACGTCTCGCGGTGTGATGAAAAAACTACCAAAGGCAATTAAGAAAGTTATCACCCCAATGATGACACCAGAGGAAAGCATGTTTTTACCCTTTTCCTTACTTTTTGTCAAGTTATACACTGCCAGTTTGACAATATAAGGTAGGGGTGAAATCAACCGCAGGTTTGATACTTAGGCATCTTGCGGATTGAGACTTTGCATCTGCCAAGTAGTATAAGTACCAATGGGACTCCATAGTAAAAAGGGTACTAATAATAATGCTGCCCAACTGGAGACAGGTAAGACAGCCAGAATTAATATAAGACCGATAATAAAGCCTGTACCACCAATAATTGTGCCTGCTTGCAGACTTCGCAGCCGAAACATCACGGGTGTATACGCAACGATCGCAATTTCTAAAATTAAATATAAACTCATCAACAACCAAGTAGATGTTGTTCCTGGGTTAGTTTCCCAAACAATATAAGCTGACCAAGCACCACAAATAAAAATTACACTCCAAATCACTGGAATTGCGGCTTCAAAAGTTAGCCATCTCGGCCTTTGTAAGCGTTTGAACCATTTGCGATCGCTTGGTTGAATTAAATTAGCACCCAAAGCCACTAATATTGCTACGCCCCCAATGATCATCCATGATTTAATCATGACCTTATTCCTTGTAATTGCTGCATATCGCTGAGATATCACTATTTATAGTCTGATTTTGCCAATTTATTTCATCAATACTCATCATCCCTGAGTCTGAGAACTTGATAGCAGTCGGAGATATTTCTGTTCATACAAGCGTAAGAATTCAGGAGTCAGAATCCAGAAGCCAGAAGGGTTAAAGAATGAGGAGAAATATTTGATGACTCAATTTACTAATCTGCTAGATACCTCTAATGAGGATGTCTGAGAAGTATTAAATATTGCACTTGATCCCCCCTAGCCCCCCTTAAAAAAGAGGGGGGAACCAGAGTTAAAGTCCCCCTTTTT encodes the following:
- a CDS encoding TspO/MBR family protein gives rise to the protein MLSSGVIIGVITFLIAFGSFFITPRDVKWFAHLSRPQWLVFEPLIPFIWTAIFICGAISANIVWKQNPGSVVTWLLMGLYLFVEVITIAYIPLMLRLRSLKVGETLGLIGLISAIVLALAVLPISLLATVLLIPYLVWSPIGTLTTDELKQLNPEDA
- a CDS encoding TspO/MBR family protein: MIKSWMIIGGVAILVALGANLIQPSDRKWFKRLQRPRWLTFEAAIPVIWSVIFICGAWSAYIVWETNPGTTSTWLLMSLYLILEIAIVAYTPVMFRLRSLQAGTIIGGTGFIIGLILILAVLPVSSWAALLLVPFLLWSPIGTYTTWQMQSLNPQDA